Proteins found in one Miscanthus floridulus cultivar M001 chromosome 4, ASM1932011v1, whole genome shotgun sequence genomic segment:
- the LOC136551731 gene encoding cyclin-D2-1-like isoform X2, producing the protein MPDDAYLCAEDAAAAFVFDAAGDGGGGGDDDDDGCCSTVEEESAASIAELIGGEAQYSPRPDYPDRLRSRSIDPAVRAESVAWILKVQEYYGFVPLTAYLAVNYMDRFLSLHRLPQEDGWAMQLLAVTCLSLAAKMEETLVPSLLDLQVEGTSRYDFDPGTVGRMELIVLTALNWRLRSVTPFTFIDFFACKVDPGGRHTRCLIARATQVILAAMHDIEFLDHCPSSMAAAAVLCATGETPSLESVSPGAAVSWCIGLAEEGISSCYRLMRQLVTGNVQTRVASTTMAAVNLCCSDEVLSSHSTSTTTSSPPPAKRRKRSPTTAT; encoded by the exons ATGCCGGACGACGCCTACCTCTGCGCCGAGGACGCCGCAGCCGCCTTCGTCTTCGACGCCGccggggacggcggcggcggcggcgacgacgacgatgacgggtGCTGCTCCACGGTCGAGGAGGAGTCGGCGGCCTCGATAGCTGAGCTCATCGGCGGCGAGGCCCAGTACTCGCCGAGGCCGGACTACCCCGACAGGCTCCGGTCCAGGTCCATCGACCCGGCCGTCAGGGCCGAGTCGGTTGCATGGATTCTCAAG GTGCAAGAGTACTATGGATTTGTTCCATTGACAGCCTACCTCGCCGTCAACTACATGGACCGGTTCCTCTCCCTCCACCGTTTGCCG CAGGAGGACGGGTGGGCGATGCAGCTGCTGGCCGTGACCTGCCTCTCCCTGGCTGCCAAGATGGAGGAGACCCTCGTGCCCTCCCTCCTGGACCTACAG GTGGAGGGCACCAGCAGATACGACTTCGACCCCGGGACGGTCGGCCGGATGGAGCTCATCGTCCTGACGGCGCTCAACTGGCGGCTCCGGTCGGTTACTCCCTTCACCTTCATCGACTTCTTCGCGTGCAAGGTCGATCCGGGAGGGAGGCACACCAGGTGCCTTATTGCCCGGGCCACGCAAGTGATTCTGGCTGCAATGCATG ACATCGAGTTCTTGGACCACTGCCCGTCATCAATGGCGGCAGCGGCCGTGCTCTGTGCCACCGGTGAGACGCCGTCGCTGGAGTCCGTCAGCCCTGGGGCTGCCGTCAGCTGGTGCATCGGCCTTGCAGAG GAAGGGATCAGCAGCTGTTACAGACTGATGCGGCAGCTGGTGACAGGCAACGTCCAGACAAGGGTAGCCAGCACGACCATGGCAGCAGTGAACCTGTGCTGCTCGGATGAGGTGCTGTCCTCGcactccacctccaccaccacctcctctcctcccccggccaagaggaggaagaggtcgCCGACGACGGCCACGTGA
- the LOC136551731 gene encoding cyclin-D2-1-like isoform X1: MPDDAYLCAEDAAAAFVFDAAGDGGGGGDDDDDGCCSTVEEESAASIAELIGGEAQYSPRPDYPDRLRSRSIDPAVRAESVAWILKVQEYYGFVPLTAYLAVNYMDRFLSLHRLPQQEDGWAMQLLAVTCLSLAAKMEETLVPSLLDLQVEGTSRYDFDPGTVGRMELIVLTALNWRLRSVTPFTFIDFFACKVDPGGRHTRCLIARATQVILAAMHDIEFLDHCPSSMAAAAVLCATGETPSLESVSPGAAVSWCIGLAEEGISSCYRLMRQLVTGNVQTRVASTTMAAVNLCCSDEVLSSHSTSTTTSSPPPAKRRKRSPTTAT, encoded by the exons ATGCCGGACGACGCCTACCTCTGCGCCGAGGACGCCGCAGCCGCCTTCGTCTTCGACGCCGccggggacggcggcggcggcggcgacgacgacgatgacgggtGCTGCTCCACGGTCGAGGAGGAGTCGGCGGCCTCGATAGCTGAGCTCATCGGCGGCGAGGCCCAGTACTCGCCGAGGCCGGACTACCCCGACAGGCTCCGGTCCAGGTCCATCGACCCGGCCGTCAGGGCCGAGTCGGTTGCATGGATTCTCAAG GTGCAAGAGTACTATGGATTTGTTCCATTGACAGCCTACCTCGCCGTCAACTACATGGACCGGTTCCTCTCCCTCCACCGTTTGCCG CAGCAGGAGGACGGGTGGGCGATGCAGCTGCTGGCCGTGACCTGCCTCTCCCTGGCTGCCAAGATGGAGGAGACCCTCGTGCCCTCCCTCCTGGACCTACAG GTGGAGGGCACCAGCAGATACGACTTCGACCCCGGGACGGTCGGCCGGATGGAGCTCATCGTCCTGACGGCGCTCAACTGGCGGCTCCGGTCGGTTACTCCCTTCACCTTCATCGACTTCTTCGCGTGCAAGGTCGATCCGGGAGGGAGGCACACCAGGTGCCTTATTGCCCGGGCCACGCAAGTGATTCTGGCTGCAATGCATG ACATCGAGTTCTTGGACCACTGCCCGTCATCAATGGCGGCAGCGGCCGTGCTCTGTGCCACCGGTGAGACGCCGTCGCTGGAGTCCGTCAGCCCTGGGGCTGCCGTCAGCTGGTGCATCGGCCTTGCAGAG GAAGGGATCAGCAGCTGTTACAGACTGATGCGGCAGCTGGTGACAGGCAACGTCCAGACAAGGGTAGCCAGCACGACCATGGCAGCAGTGAACCTGTGCTGCTCGGATGAGGTGCTGTCCTCGcactccacctccaccaccacctcctctcctcccccggccaagaggaggaagaggtcgCCGACGACGGCCACGTGA